The genomic DNA CGTGAGACTTTTCTATTTTTTCTTTAAAGGTCTTTAGGTATGAGCGATATTCGGAAAGTGATCGCTCAAAATACTTGATGAGCTGTTCGTACTGATCGTCAATTAGATGATTTTTTTCAACGTACTCAAGCCTATCTTTGGACCACTGTATATCACCGGTTGAATGGATATACCGCAAGTATGGATAATCGAACGGATAACCAAACTCCTTAAAATTAGAGTGATACCGAATACCGCTAAGGATCAGGTCTTGCGTCAAAAGATCTGATCGATGATTAACAAGTGTTTTCCATTCCTTTTGCATACTAGTTTTTAGATATTTTCCTGACCACTCCTTTGTCCGCATCCACCTCCACCTCGTCACCGTCTTTGAGGATTTGTGTGGCGTGTTTGGTGCCGATAATGCATGGTTTTTGCATCTCCCGAGCCACAATAGCAGCGTGGCAAGTAATCCCACCCTCATCAGTCACAAAGGCAGAAGCATTTTTCATGTACTGAACTATCTCAGGCCGAGTCATAGGGGTAACTAAGACATAATCTTTTTGACCACCCAGAACCTTACCAGCATTGCCGTAATCAAGCGCACTTAACACAATAACTTTCCCTGACACCTTTCCTGCTGTTGCTGAAACGCCCGAGATAGAAGAAGCGTTCTCAGTTCCCGGTTTATTTTGCTCCTTTAGATAGTTTTCTATTTCTGTAAACTCCTCTTGATCAGTAACGTAAGAAACCTCACCGTTAGCAAAGACAATTGCTATTTTTCTATCTTTATCGATATCTACTTGCTTGCCTGACAAAATATCTTCTATTTCAAGAGGCGTTGCTTTGGTAATCACATCCTCAGGAATAGAATGTTTCTCAGATGCCTTGGTTAATATTTTATACAAAAGAGGAAAAACATCGTTAACAACGAACTCTGATACCTCTAATCGGATCTCCGGCAACCCTTTTAGGAGTTGTTCGTCATTCGTTTCAAAGTTTTCATCCGCAAAAAAGCTATAGGGTTTATATAGGATGGTTATTTTTCCTATAAGTTCTTTAAACGTATCTAGCTCAAGAAAATCATCAACTTTATTTTTTTCTATGTATTCTTTCAGCTCACGATAAGATTCGAGGCAGTCATTACTAATTTTCTTAATAGTTTCCGTATCTTTAACTATTACTTTTTTTGTTTCATCGATCCAAACATCAACACCTTCGTTTAACATGAAGATCAATCCGGGGCCTTCCCCGTTCTGTAAATACGGGTTGTCTACATACCGATTGGCCGGTGGGCCGAAATAGGCCGCTGGAAACATCGGGTACTGAGAACGAAGAGTAAAGTCATGCTTTTTTATGGAATCTATAGTTTTCTGTAATTCTGGCTGTCCCGCTGTCAACGTTGTGATCGGCCTACTTTGGACAATATAGAACTCGCCGTTTTCAAACGCCCACTCAATATCACACGGGAACCCGTAGTGATCTTCGACGCGCAAAATAAGCTCCGAGAGCTCGGTAACCTGATCTTCCACCAGAACCTGTGAAGACGCAACGGGTTCACTAATGTCTTTCCATTCATTGCCGCCGTCATCTACTCGGTACAGCCCTCTTGTCTGGGTTGAGATGTTAACATCGATGATCCTTCTTGGCTTCTTTTCTACCACGTAACTATCAGGTGTAACTGAACCGGAAACAATCGCCTCGCCGAGTCCGAAGCCGGCCTCGATAATAAACTGGTTATAATCCTGAGTAACCGGATGGACCGAGAAAGCAATGCCCGAGCACTCTGAGTTGACCATTTTCTGCACCACCACCGCCACGGATACTTTGCGCGTATGCGTATCATCGCCAAAGCGTTCGAAGCGATAAAAGATAGCGCGAGGCGTAAAAAGAGACGCCCAACAGTTGCGAACGTTCTCAAGCAGCGTATCCCGATTTGTGTTAAGAAAACTATCCAGCTGTCCGGCCCAGGCATCGCTCGATGAGTCCTCGGCGGTGGCTGACGAACGAACCGCCACAAAATCCGCACCGAGTTTGTCGAATTCAGAGAGAATCTCCTCGCGCAGATCATCCGGCATTTCCCGCTCTTTGATCAGCCCCTGTATCTGCTCGGAAGCATTTTCAACAGTGTGCATTACCTGCGGATCAACTTCGTGAAGAATATTGTCGATCTCGACATTGATATCAGTCTCCTCGATAAAACGCTCAAACGCATCAGCAAGCACCACGAAACCGGGCGGTACCGGAATACCCGCCTGTGTCATCTCGCCGAGCGACGCGCCTTTCCCGCCCGCTTTATCGACACTGCCTTTGTTTAGCTCACTAAACGGCGCTGTGTGGGTCATTACTGCTATTAAACCACAATAAAGCTAGTACCGCAAAAAAAACGCAACCCCAGGAGTCGTGTTGTCTTTTTTCAATACTACTAAGATTTCTGAGCTACGACACAGAAAGTTCAGAAAATTCAGAGTTTTCAGTATTACCTAATTCTTATTCTCCACCTTCCTCCGTCTCAAATTGCTTTTTAATTCGCTCTAGATCCTCTTCGGTTATATTGAGCTGCTCGAGTACCCAGACATGTCGTAGATTTGTCGGATCATATTTGCCGATCATGACTCGTTTCATTTCATCTGAGCCTTGCTTAACAAGATCCCAGACGCCGATATTTCCCTCCCGGTACACAATGTCTTTCGTAAAGCATGCACCGGGCGTCGCGCATGTAGACCCACGAAATGTCCTCACTGTTCGTTTCCACGCAAGCTCACTTGCTTTTGCATCTAGTGCTTCTCCCTCACCGCTCGAAGTAAGCATAAAATACTGCTTGAGAACTTCAAACGTCTGTCGAAAATCCCGTGGCGTACCGTCCATACCTTTGGCAAGAGATATAGCCAAATGCCCCGTCAAACCGGCAAAGTCATCAGCTCCCTCGATCTTTTGTTGCTCATACGTGGCTACTCCTTCTTCTCCTTTCACGTATCGGTCAAACCCGAGTCCGAGTAGCCGAATGCGTGATTGTTCCCCGTAATCTCTTCGCCGAGCGTGCGTACCGATCTCGTGCGCTGCCAGCGCCTCAATGGACGTTTTCGTAAGCGGAATACTTCGCTGCTCCAACTTCTGTTCTGAAGGAATGTTCACTGTCCGCGTCTCTTGGCTCACACTTAAACCGCTTCTGCTCCCGGATTCGTCAACAACTACATCCCAGTTATGTAACCCGTATGAACGAAGCGCTTCTTCAAAATATTCACGAACCTCTTCAGCGGAAGTGATCGTTTCAGTTTCCTTTGGACTATCCGGGAGATCATCTGCCGAAAAGGCAAGGGTGTCAGACGCTCCGGCTTGTTCCCACGAGATCAGTAATTCAAGTTTTCGAGCAGCGTCACGCTTTTGTTCATTATCACTCTGTTTATACGATTCAATTTTGTCGCGCACCTGCGTAAGCGTGTATGTGAATATCTCTGGAGAAGGTTCCCCATAGATAAAATCCGAGTAACGCATAAAACGATTATCATCACCCTCTTGTGCCGCTTTCAACATACGAAGCTTTGCTAATTCTTCATTAACACGCCATCGGTAGAGCTGGCGAACGATATCATTCTCTTCTTCCTCCAACACATCACCTTTCAGTTCCACGAGTTTTTGCTCCCGTCCCTCAAAATCAAAATCCTCAAGTTTTGGATAGTCGAGCGTTGGA from Candidatus Paceibacterota bacterium includes the following:
- a CDS encoding PEP/pyruvate-binding domain-containing protein; amino-acid sequence: MTHTAPFSELNKGSVDKAGGKGASLGEMTQAGIPVPPGFVVLADAFERFIEETDINVEIDNILHEVDPQVMHTVENASEQIQGLIKEREMPDDLREEILSEFDKLGADFVAVRSSATAEDSSSDAWAGQLDSFLNTNRDTLLENVRNCWASLFTPRAIFYRFERFGDDTHTRKVSVAVVVQKMVNSECSGIAFSVHPVTQDYNQFIIEAGFGLGEAIVSGSVTPDSYVVEKKPRRIIDVNISTQTRGLYRVDDGGNEWKDISEPVASSQVLVEDQVTELSELILRVEDHYGFPCDIEWAFENGEFYIVQSRPITTLTAGQPELQKTIDSIKKHDFTLRSQYPMFPAAYFGPPANRYVDNPYLQNGEGPGLIFMLNEGVDVWIDETKKVIVKDTETIKKISNDCLESYRELKEYIEKNKVDDFLELDTFKELIGKITILYKPYSFFADENFETNDEQLLKGLPEIRLEVSEFVVNDVFPLLYKILTKASEKHSIPEDVITKATPLEIEDILSGKQVDIDKDRKIAIVFANGEVSYVTDQEEFTEIENYLKEQNKPGTENASSISGVSATAGKVSGKVIVLSALDYGNAGKVLGGQKDYVLVTPMTRPEIVQYMKNASAFVTDEGGITCHAAIVAREMQKPCIIGTKHATQILKDGDEVEVDADKGVVRKISKN
- a CDS encoding tyrosine/phenylalanine carboxypeptidase domain-containing protein, with the translated sequence MESEKFPGSEHNEPAEQGPSKSGNWEQLDDKWYERFQETCFDDYEYLHGDSEKREHEKERFLSVGEGNPTLDYPKLEDFDFEGREQKLVELKGDVLEEEENDIVRQLYRWRVNEELAKLRMLKAAQEGDDNRFMRYSDFIYGEPSPEIFTYTLTQVRDKIESYKQSDNEQKRDAARKLELLISWEQAGASDTLAFSADDLPDSPKETETITSAEEVREYFEEALRSYGLHNWDVVVDESGSRSGLSVSQETRTVNIPSEQKLEQRSIPLTKTSIEALAAHEIGTHARRRDYGEQSRIRLLGLGFDRYVKGEEGVATYEQQKIEGADDFAGLTGHLAISLAKGMDGTPRDFRQTFEVLKQYFMLTSSGEGEALDAKASELAWKRTVRTFRGSTCATPGACFTKDIVYREGNIGVWDLVKQGSDEMKRVMIGKYDPTNLRHVWVLEQLNITEEDLERIKKQFETEEGGE